One Pyrus communis chromosome 4, drPyrComm1.1, whole genome shotgun sequence genomic region harbors:
- the LOC137731123 gene encoding putative pectinesterase/pectinesterase inhibitor 28 yields the protein MGGADGSNKKKVAIIGASALILVAMVVAVTVGVTVSRRDRGSSDGHTSTSTKAVQAICQPTDYKKTCEESLSGAAGNVTDPKELIKVGFQVAMDKLRGVIEKSVTLKELTKDPSTGDALQNCKELLEYAIDDLSDSSERLGAFDMSKLDLYVEDLKVWLSAAMTYEQTCLDGFENTTGDAGEKMRQFLKTSQELTNNALAMADGVSTMFGALNVKSGRRLLEAAAGTAVKKFQKAKVIPAWIDSRRLELATATPQTLKPDVVVAKNGGGKYKTVNEALKDIPKNNAVKVFVIYVKEGVYEEQVIFDKHMTNVMLIGDGPTKTVITGRKNFAEGIKTMQTATVGVVGDYFIAKDIGFENTAGAVGHQAVALRVQSDLSIFYNCKMDGYQDTLYTQTYRQFYRDCTISGTIDFIFGDAAAVFQNCKMIVRKPLENQACMVTAQGRLDRRSPSGITIQNCTISGELGYEKDLNKAYLGRPWKAYARTIVIQSQIDDVIAPEGWMEWIGSNNHQSCWFGEFGNRGLGADQTRRATWRGIKKLTAQHAADFSAGRFLFGDRWIQPSGVPYVAGMMPGV from the exons ATGGGCGGAGCAGACGGATCTAACAAGAAAAAAGTCGCCATCATTGGCGCCTCCGCACTGATTCTGGTGGCAATGGTAGTTGCTGTAACTGTTGGGGTCACAGTGTCACGCCGCGACAGAGGGTCGTCCGACGGCCACACCTCCACGTCCACAAAGGCGGTCCAGGCCATTTGCCAGCCCACAGACTACAAAAAGACCTGCGAGGAAAGCCTTTCAGGCGCGGCCGGCAACGTCACCGATCCCAAAGAGCTTATCAAAGTAGGGTTCCAAGTCGCCATGGACAAGCTCCGCGGTGTCATCGAGAAGTCCGTCACGTTGAAGGAGCTGACCAAGGACCCGAGCACGGGCGACGCACTCCAGAACTGCAAGGAGCTCCTGGAGTACGCCATCGATGATTTGAGTGACTCGTCCGAAAGGCTCGGGGCCTTTGACATGAGCAAGCTCGATCTTTACGTGGAGGATCTCAAGGTGTGGCTCAGCGCCGCCATGACATACGAGCAGACTTGCTTAGATGGGTTTGAGAACACCACCGGTGACGCCGGTGAGAAGATGAGGCAGTTCTTGAAGACATCTCAAGAGCTCACCAATAACGCCCTTGCCATGGCCGATGGAGTTTCCACGATGTTCGGGGCTCTTAATGTTAAATCCGGCCGCAGACTTCTTGAGGCTGCAGCTGGAACTGCTGTGAAGAAGTTCCAAAAGGCTAAGGTCATTCCCGCTTGGATTGATAGCCGAAGGCTTGAATTGGCTACCGCCACTCCTCAGACGCTGAAACCCGATGTGGTGGTGGCCAAGAACGGGGGTGGTAAGTACAAAACTGTCAACGAAGCGTTGAAGGATATCCCAAAGAACAACGCAGTGAAGGTCTTTGTGATTTATGTCAAGGAGGGAGTGTATGAGGAGCAGGTCATTTTTGATAAGCACATGACCAATGTCATGCTTATCGGAGATGGCCCCACTAAGACCGTGATCACCGGTAGAAAGAACTTTGCAGAGGGTATCAAGACCATGCAGACTGCCACAGTTG GTGTTGTGGGAGACTACTTCATTGCCAAGGACATTGGATTTGAGAACACAGCCGGAGCCGTTGGACACCAAGCCGTGGCTCTACGTGTCCAGTCAGACTTGTCCATCTTCTACAACTGCAAGATGGACGGGTACCAAGACACCCTCTACACCCAAACCTACAGGCAATTCTACCGCGACTGCACCATTAGTGGAACCATCGACTTCATCTTTGGTGATGCTGCCGCCGTGTTCCAAAACTGCAAGATGATCGTCAGGAAGCCACTCGAGAACCAGGCCTGCATGGTGACTGCCCAAGGGAGACTCGACAGGCGTTCTCCCTCGGGTATCACCATCCAAAACTGCACCATCTCTGGTGAACTAGGCTACGAGAAGGACCTCAATAAGGCATACTTGGGCAGACCATGGAAGGCCTACGCAAGGACCATCGTCATACAGTCCCAGATCGATGACGTGATTGCTCCAGAAGGGTGGATGGAATGGATTGGATCAAACAATCACCAATCTTGCTGGTTCGGTGAGTTTGGCAATAGAGGACTCGGTGCCGACCAGACTAGAAGGGCAACATGGCGTGGAATCAAGAAGCTTACCGCTCAGCACGCCGCGGACTTCAGCGCAGGGAGGTTCTTGTTCGGTGATAGATGGATTCAGCCTAGCGGTGTGCCCTACGTCGCTGGCATGATGCCCGGAGTGTAG